Within Runella rosea, the genomic segment GAAGGAAAAACCTCTTGTTACTGCATCGATTGGGAGGTATTCAACCAGTTTGTGAATCAATTTGGGGTTTTTACTGAACTGGCCAAAAATGCGCCAATCCAGGCGCAATCATGTTGCTAATCTGATCAGACAGTGAAGTTTTAAAACCATTACACTACGTCTCAAAAAAAACTTTCCTTTTTAGACAATTCCCTCACACTATGACCGCAGGCAACAACCATGATTCCTAGCGTAAAACATTACTTTGAAGCTCTCAATCTCGACGAAGTTTCCACAGAACGCCAAGCTGTTTTGCAACCGTTGGCAAATTACGTAAAAGCAAAAATAACATCACAACAACCTATTAATCTGACGTTTATCTGTACGCACAATTCTCGTCGCAGTCACTTGGGGCAAGTGTGGGCGCAGGTAGCGGCGGCTTATTTTGGGATTAAAAATGTTCATTCTTTTTCGGGAGGAACAGAAGCCACCGCCTGCAATCCCCGCACGATTGCGGCTTTTGAGCGGGCAGGATTAAAAGTAACAAAGACCACTGAATCTGAAAATCCTTTGTACGAAATTAGTTTTGATGATTTGACGGCACCCATCATTGCTTTTTCCAAAGTCTATGACCAATCCCCCAACCCAACCCAAGGTTTTGCGGCAGTCATGACCTGCGACCACGCCGAAGCCAACTGCCCGTTTATTCCTGGTGCCGAGCGGCGCCTGCCCATTATGTACATCGACCCCAAAGTTTCCGACGACACCCCCGAAGAAGCCGCCACCTACGACGCACGCTGTCGGCAGATTGCGACCGAGATGAAATGGGTGTTTAACAACGTGTAAATCATTAAAATAAAGCCTTAAAATGGGTTTTATGTGACCAAAGTCACCGTTTCTTTGCTGATTAAGTTGCAGATTTACGGCGTACAAAAATCAATCGTTACAAATGGCCGCTTTTATTTTTTTCATCGTCATGTTACACTTGGTCGGCGGTTTTGGCTGGGTATTTTACAAAATTGCTTTTCAGAAAAGCAAATCGAAATAGTGCCTAAAATCATTTTGAACCTATGGATGTAAATACGCAATTATTACTACCCCTATGGACCGAAGCCCGTACACGTTTTTCCAATCAGTTGAAGAATATTACGGAAAGCGACCTCACCAAAAAACTCGGAGATAGTCCCAACAGCGCGGGTTTTCTGATACGGCACGTGGCGGATGTGGAGTTACTTTTTAGCAAAAATGTGTTCGGACAAACTGACTTAAAAGTATCCGCCAAGACGGTTATTGCCCAACGAGACACGGGCGAATGGACGAATTTATCCGAACTGTTAGCTTATCAGCAAGAGGCTTTTGAGTGCTTAGAAAAAGCTATTTTGGCCCAAACCGACGCCGACTGGCAAAGCAGCATTACCACCAAAGAATTTGGCGCCAAGACCAAAGCCGAAGCCCTCGGACGCATTGTTTCACACACGGCTTACCATGCGGGACAGCTGGGCATTGTCTTAAAATACGGAATGGTTTGACTGGTCGAAAAAGTTAATGATTAGGCTTTTATTCCAAAAAAAGCAGGAAATTTATCACTCCAAAAACAGCACCATTTACGTTAATTTTGTGAGTAGAGCCCTAAAAACAAGGGCTACGTGGACAAAATCAAAGCTGAAAAGTCTAAATTGAGGCTGTATTTACCGGCAAAGTCAAACTGAAAACCCTTTTCGTATGAAACCTTTACTTTTTTCCGGTGCTTTTTTTCTGTCAGCGGTATTAATAACCGCCTTCAAATCACCACAAACACCCCAACAAACCGTCAATTACCATAAGCTCGGTGATTCGCTCAGCTTACAGGCCCAACAAAGTCTCATTTCCAACTTATTGGGAGCGATTGAAAAAGGCGGCGCGGCCTATGCGGTAGATTATTGCAACGAAAATGCCGTGCCGCTCACCAAAGCACTTTCTCAGAAACATCAGGTGGAGATTCAGCGAATTTCGGCCAAAAACCGTAATCCTGATAATGCCGCATCGCTGTTTGACAAAAAAATACTGGATCTTTTTGCCGCCAACTCCCTGAAAGACACGCTCGTGCAGGTTTCAAAGGGCTACGTTTATTACAAACCCATCAAAATCGGGATGCCTACCTGCCTGCAATGCCACGGCAAACCCAAGCAGGACATTGAAGCCGCCACGCTGAAAACAATTCAACGAAAATACCGTTTTGACAAAGCAACTGGCTACGCCATGGGCGAATTAAGAGGCGCATGGAAGCTGACGTTCGTCACCAAACAATGAAAAGTTAAATGAAAAACAGTCTATTTCTTCTCGGATTCATCTTTGGGCTTGGAGCTTGCTCATCGGGCCAAAAAGCACAAACTATTGACGCCAAAACCTTTCAAAACCTCATAGATACCCTCCCCGACGAGGTAGTGGTAGATGTCCGCACTGGTCCCGAACTCGTGGGTGGTGTTATTCCGCAGGCCATTCACATGGATTATAACGGTCCCGATTTTGAAAAACAGATTGCCAAACTCGACAAAAATAAACCTGTGTTGGTCTATTGCGCTACGGGTGGTCGCAGCGCCAGCGCGGGCGAATTATTGCTAGAAAAAGGGTTCAAAAAAGTCTATAACCTAGACGGGGGCCTCAACGGATGGCGAGCAGCGGGGTATTCAACCGCCATTGTGGCCCAATAACCGTCATTTGGCTACGTAATTGCTCTGCTCAATCATAGAAAGCAATTTAGACTTTCCTGCCAAAAAGGCTTTATCGTACTCCGTGGTGGGGATGGTTTTGTCCAAAATTTCGTAGTTCTCATAATTCTGAAACACTATCCCGCCAACGGTGTCACGCTTGACGGCTTTACGCAAGCGCGGGCCACCGTTGGCATACGAAAGGTAATCGAGCGTATTGGTGGATTGATTTATCCAATAACAAAACTCATCTTCGTGGTCTTTACCGCCACCTTCCTGCTCAAAAGTAACCCTGATTTTGTGGTATTTTTGATTGTCAATGCTTATTTCACCTATGTATTTTAGAATAACGGCAGGCTCCGAGAGCTTGAAAGGAAGCAACACAAAATACGCGATAGCATTGATACCTTCACGGTATTTAGCGGTATCTTTTTCGGAAAGCACCTGAGTTGTATCATTGCGCTTTCTGACAAAACTTTCGTTGGTCAAAATATCATGGTACACGTTGTTTAGGGAATCAGTGGTGGTGCGCTCGTAGGTAAATTGAGTACCCGTTTGTTTTAAGTGAACCTTAAATTTTCGAAAGTCAAACGACACATCAAAGGCTTCGTAATGTTTGCCACCGTGGGCTTCAATGCATTTGTCAACTATTTCTTTGGCCTTTTTATCAACGGGACTTTCCTTAGCTTTGCTGTTTTGGTTGGCGTTATTACAGGCAATACAACCACTTAAGAAGATAAGAAAACAAACTAATCTTAACATAGAGACCAAGATTTAGGTAGAACAGTTAAACCGACAAATCGGCATTTTTGTTGCTAAACTACGTTATTTTCAAGACTAACCGCTTCAATTAGCTTTATTTTCTCTCTCCATCGGGTCGCTGCCTTTTAGCTGTTACCTTTACCCTCTAAACCTCAATCATCATGTCATTTCTTATCTACGGCGCAAGCGGATTTACGGGCACACTTATCGTCGAGTTGGCGGTAAAGCAAGGCCAAAAACCTGTCATTGCGGGACGAAGTGAAGCCAAAATCAAATCCTTGGCCGAAAAACACGGGCTTAAGTACCTGATTTTTGACCTGAATAATCGCGAAAATATCGTCAAACAAATCGAAAAATTTCCGTTGGTTCTGAATTGTGCTGGTCCCTTTACCCGAACCGCCCAACCCTTAGTAGAAGCCTGCTTGGCCGCCAAAACGCACTATTTGGACATTACGGGTGAGATTGAAGTATTTGAAAAAATCAAATCATATCACGCGCAAGCCCTTAAAAGTAAAATCATACTCATGCCCGGCGTAGGCTTTGACGTGGTTCCGACGGACTGCCTAGCCAAGCTACTCCACACAAAACTCCCCGACGCTACACACCTTGAATTGGCCTTTACCAACGTCGGTGGCAGCGTGTCGCACGGCACCGTGACCACCATGCTCGAAAACCTCGGTAATGCGGGCGCAGCCCGAGAAAACGGGGTAATAGTGCCCAAACCGATGGGTGACAAAGGCAAAATAATTGATTTCGGTAAGTTTAAACACTTCGCCATGACCATTCCGTGGGGAGATGTCTCTACTGCGCATCATACCACGGGTATTCCCAACATCGAAACCTACGTGGGTGTACCAAAGTTGGCGTATTGGTTCATGAAGCTACAATTTTTGTTCAACCCTATTTTACGCAGTCGTTTTATCAAAAAACAATTGCAAAACTACGTTGATAAAAAAATAACGGGACCGACCGAACATCAGTCCCAAAAAGGACAATCATTCATTTGGGGCAAGGCCACAAATACCGAAGGCAAAACCGTCGAAGCACGTTTGGTCACCCCCGAAGGTTACAAATTGACCGCAGAGGCTTCGTTGCGCATCACCCAAAAAATATTGGATTTAAAGAATGTAGCAGGCTACCAAACCCCAGCGGGGCTGTTTGGCTATGCATTGGTTACGGAAATAAAGGGAGTAACTTTCGAGAAAGAACCAAGTTGATTCTTTCTCAAAAATCATTACCGAATCGGGTCAAAAATAGAGCCACTCACGCCTGTTTCGGTCAGTGACCGTCCTGTTCTGAGGTCTTCTATAGGCAGTTTCAACGGTCCAAGTTGATGAAAACTGGGCAACATTACCCCAGAGGGCTGTTTGCTCCACCCCTCCCACGTAGCCAATACCCCTCCGACGGGAAGGACTTTTACCCACATTTTGTAGGATAAAGGCAATCCGTTGGTGTCGAGCTTCCAGAGGTAGGCATCGCCTGGTGTAACTCCTCCGCTGGCATAACTGACCAATAAATCGTTGGTACCGTTTTGATTGGGCACCAAACTACGGGTGGTTCCTTCGTCAAACACTTTGAAAGGAGCAATCAACCAAAACGAATCGTTGCAAAAATATGCCCATGCTTTTCCACGAACCACATCCAAATCTGGCCCTTTTACTTCTTCAGTTCCTTTGAATGCCCTCCCCTTTTCCCAAGTTTGGAGGTTCAATAAAACCCGATAGTCGCCCCAATTGACAAAAACAAAATTGTTGTTTTTATCCCAAACGTACGTATGACCACCGCCGTATTTCCACGTGACGATATGGGTACTGTCCCACGCCGATTTGTTGACCGCTACCAGCATTTTTTTTGCTAAACTATCGGCCTGAGCGCTTGGTGGTGCCACTGGTCTTTTTTCGTTCAAGAACGCAAACGCAGTTAACCCAATCACTGCCACTAACCCTACGAAAATCCCCAATCCTTTTACAATTTTTCTCATTCGTAAGTTTAGTTTATAAAGTAAAAATACCTGCTAAAACCTTTATTTCTTCTCTCGCAATGGTTTCAGCAGGTATTCTAATCCATTCAATTTAATTTCATAGATCGTTGCCAACAATACCCCCAGCTTACCGTTCGGAAAGCCTTCTTTGTGAAACCACACCAAGTAAGGTTCGGGCAAATCACAGAGTAATACTCCTTTGTATTTGCCAAAAGGCATTTGAAAAGTCACTAATTCCTTCAAGTAATTTGGATCAAAATCGCTCATTAGTTGGCATTCTGTTTAATAAAATAAGGTTTTATTGCCCTGGATGATACGTCCGCTCGGCATTTTTCAAGACATCTTCTTTGTAAAACAATACATCTTTGAATTTCCCCTGTGCGTACATCGAACCTTGGTCGAAAAAGTGCTTAGAGGCAGGGTCGCCGCTTTCGCCACCCGCCAACAGCGACTTAGCGGTAATACGAGGGCCAAATTCAACGGCACAAATAAAGCTGTTGCCGCTTACGCCGTAGCGCTTGTTGGTACCTGGATACGGGCGGCTGTTATACGACGGCAGCATTCCCCACAACGCCGACGCATATTTGACGGGATAACTCGGCTGGTTGTCATCGTATTTGGATTGCACATCGCCCGTCAAACGCTGAAAACGGTTGATTTCCCCCCACGGCATTTGCCATTTTCCAAACTTGCCTTTCAGGTCGCTCAGGGTGGAAGCCAAAGGCGCGGTCAGTTGAGTTAAAGTTGCTTCCGCAGCAAAGCGTTTGGTCATTGTCACTTGGTCAGCTTCGCCTTCGTTGATGTAAAGACGGGTAATGGTCGGCGTCAGTTTTTGGGCCCATTCGATGGCCACCGTAGTCGCTACAGAATTCTCAGACGTATGATAATCCCAATTTTTCAATAACGTAACCGCCTCATTCAATTGCGAATACAACGAATCGGTTGGCTTCACATTTTTCTCAAACGAACTAACCAACGCGGGCACCAGCACTTCAAACGCCGAAAGGTAAGTGTCATAGCCCGACGCAATCACCTTGTCGAGGGTATAACCTGTTCCTTGACTCAGTACTCGAACGGCATTTACCCCCCGAAAATTCTCGCCATCGGGTGCCATGTATGGCGGAAAATTTTCTTTCTTTGGGCTGTTTACCCCCGCCGCCGTAAAAGGCGTTGAGTTACAATTTTGCAGCCAGCCATTCACGGGATTGTACAAATGAACGGACTCTTCCACGGGATGCAGTCCTTTCCATTCAGTTGCGGGCGTGGTGCCATCCATTACTTTCGACCAGTTTAGATTTTTATCACGAATAGGCACATAATTCCCGTGCCAATAGGCAATATTTCCTTTGTAGTCCGCAAAAACTGTACTGTTTGAGGTATTGGCTTTGAGGTCCATAATTTTTTTATAGTCTTCAAATCCTTTGGCTTTGGTGCGCTTCCAGCTCTGAATCAAGCTCGTCATGGAGCGATTATACGACCGCAGACTTACCCATTTGCCGTCGCGCTTGGCCATAATCGGCCCGTGATGCGTATAATAAGTGTTAAATGTTCTGCTTTTCAGAACATCACCGTCGAGGTATTTAATGGTGATTTTCTTTTCCGTAACGGGCTTAAGTTTTTGGTCATACTCGTAGAAAAATTTATCACCTTTTTTTGTCACCTTTTCGGCATACATATCAGCTACATCGACGTTACATGAAGTGTGCATCCAGCCGCAATATTTATTAAAACCCTGATAAACAAAGAATTGCCCCCAAGTTACGGCCCCGTACGCGTGAAGCCCCTCCTCGCTCACGACTTGCACTTCTGGTCGAAAATAAAACGTTACGTGGGGATTAATGTACAAAATGGCATTCCCTGAGGCCGTTTTAGAAGGCGCAAATGCGAAGCCATTGGAGCCTGTTTGGTACTCTGGGTCTTTGGGTTCGGCCAAGGCAGCGGTGGCCTCTCCCGAATAGAAATTCTTCAATTCTGGCACCGTCAACTCTGCCGTGCTGATGGCCCCGATACTGCCATCGGTCCACAATAGTTGATACCAAGGTTGAAATTTGGTTAGCAATGCTGGCTTTACCTGTGGATTTTTGAGTAAATAGTAATTAATACCATCGGCATAGGCATTTAGCAGTTTTTTCATCCACGGCTCCGCTTTGTTGTAATCTGCAATCGCTTCCGTGGTATCAATCAACAACTTAATTTGCAAATCATTGTACAAAGCCGACTCTCCTTTTAGCTCGGCCATTCGGCCCAATTTTTCAATATAATTCAATTCGACGCGTTTAAAATCATCCTCGCATTGGGCGTACAACAATCCAAAAACGGCATCGGCATCCGACTTGCCGTAGATGTGCGGAATGCCCCAATTGTCGCGAATGATGGTGACGCGGTTTGCCTGCTGCTGATAGCGGGCGATTTCGGCGGGCGTAAATTTTTGGGCAAATACCGATAACGGTAATAGAAACAGGAGGATAAGGTGCTTCATAAGGGTTTTAAAGTAGTTTGATGATGAAAATCAGTCAGGGCTATCCACGTTTATTTTGTAGATTTAGCAAACTTATCAATAACTCTTGCAAGCTCAAAAGAAATTAGGGCTGGTTTTTTATTATGGCAGTCAATCCTTATCCATTTCTAGGCCTTTCGGATGCTGAAATCGAAGACTCCTTAGAAAAAAACGGAAACAATGCACTCCAAAAAGGTGACAACGATGTTTGGTGGCAAGCGCTCAAAGAAGCAGCTACCGAGCCGATGTTTCTGCTCTTGGTCGCGTGTACCATTATTTATTTTTCGTTGGGCGAATTGTCGGAAGGCTTCTTTATGTTGGGGGCCATATTACTGGTTTCGGCCATCTCTTTTTATCAGGACTCCCGCAGTAAAAAAGCCCTAGAAGCCCTAAAAGCATACACGCAGTCGGCCGCGACGGTGATTCGAAACAATCAGTTAGTCGAAATTCCCGTCGATGAGTTGGTCATCGGCGATACCGTCGTAGCCTCAGAGGGAGAACTCATTCCTGCCGACGGCAAACTACGGCAAATCAACGATTTCTCCGTCAACGAATCACTGCTGACGGGCGAAGCCTTTGCCATTCAAAAAGAGCTTAATTCCGACGAAAATGGGCATGTCTACCGAGGTTCATTAGTGCAATCTGGACAGTGTGTTTTTGAAGTAACGGCCGTGGGGAAGCAATCAAAATTGGGGCAAATCGGCCAATCGCTCAGTGAAATTCAATCCGAAAAAACACCTTTACAAATACAAATTGAGAATTTTGTCAAAAAAATGGCCGCCGTTGGCGTAGTGGTTTTCCTGATTATTTGGGGGATTAATTATTTGCAATCGCGCAATATTTTAGAAAGTTTGCTCAAAGGGTTGACCATCGCTATGTCGGTACTCCCCGAAGAAATTCCCGTGGCATTTGCTTCATTTATGGCCTTGGGCGCTTGGCGATTGATGCAGCAGGGCGTCATTGTCAAACAAACCCAAACCGTGGAAGCGCTGGGTTCGGCCACGGTGTTATGCACCGATAAAACGGGCACCATTACCGAAAACAAAATGGAATTGCATCAAATATATGTGATGCAAACCAACCAAGTTGCTCAAAGCGGCCATTGGGATTCGGCCGCCGCACAAGAGCTCATCACCACTGCCATGTGGGCCAGCGAACCCGCCCCCTTTGACCCCATGGAAAAGGCCCTGCATCAGGCATACACATCTATTACTGCCACCGACGAGCGCCCACTGTTTAAATTTATTCATGAATATCCGTTGTCGGGCAAACCCCCAATGATGACGCATCTCTTTGAAAATGAGTCAGGAAAACGTATCATTGCTTGTAAAGGAGCACCCGAGGCCATCATTCAACATTCTTCCGTTTCAAACGAGCAAAAAGCCATCATCTTCCAACAAGTCGCCGACTTTGCTGCAGAGGGATACCGGGTGTTGGGCGTAGGAACAACCGATTTTACTGGTAATGATTTTCCCAAAAATCAACAGGATTTCGAGTTTCGATTTTTAGGATTAGTAGGATTTTATGACCCGCCCAAACGTAACATTTCCAAAGTTTTCAAGCAATTTTATGACGCTGGTATTCAAGTCAAAATCATCACGGGTGACAATTCACTCACGACCGCTTCCATTGCTAAACAAGCCCATTTTAAGAGCAAGCTCCCTCCCATCACGGGCGACGAATTGCTTAAACTAAGTCCCGAAGAGCAGGCCGATAAAATCAGCAAAGCGAGCATCTTTACCCGTATGTTTCCCGAAGCCAAGCTTAAAATTATCAATACTTTAAAAGACCAACACCAAATCGTGGGCATGACGGGCGACGGCGTCAACGACGGCCCAGCCCTCAAGGCAGCCCACATCGGAATTGCAATGGGAAAACGTGGCTCAGAAATCGCCAAACAGGCCTCTTCGTTGATTTTGGTGGATGATGATTTCGGTAAAATGGTAGATGCCGTCGCGATGGGGAGAAAAATTTACACCAATCTCAAAAAAGCCATTCAATACATCATATCCATACACATCCCCATCATTCTGACGGTAGCGTTGCCGCTGATTTTGGGCTGGATTTATCCATCCATTTTTACGCCCGTACACGTAATTTTTCTAGAACTCATCATGGGGCCGACCTGCTCCATTGTTTACGAAAATGAGCCCTTAGAAAGAAACGCCATGAAGCAGCCACCCAGGGCGCTCACGGACACATTCCTAAACCTCAAAGAGTTATCTATCAGCATTGTACAAGGCTTATTTATTACGCTAGGCACTTTGTTTTCCTACCGCTATTCGGTCGCAGAAGGCTATGACGAAAACCTGACCCGGACCATGGTTTTTGTGACGTTGGTTATGGCTAATGTATTTTTAACGCTGGTCAACCGCTCGTTTCAGGAATCTATTTTTACCACTTTTCGGTACAAAAACAACCTATTGGTTGGGGTCATTGGTATCACGATTTTACTACTTGCAGCGCTCGTCTACGTCCCTGTTTTTGCGGACTTTTTCAAACTAACGCCC encodes:
- a CDS encoding rhodanese-like domain-containing protein; protein product: MKNSLFLLGFIFGLGACSSGQKAQTIDAKTFQNLIDTLPDEVVVDVRTGPELVGGVIPQAIHMDYNGPDFEKQIAKLDKNKPVLVYCATGGRSASAGELLLEKGFKKVYNLDGGLNGWRAAGYSTAIVAQ
- a CDS encoding penicillin acylase family protein, with protein sequence MKHLILLFLLPLSVFAQKFTPAEIARYQQQANRVTIIRDNWGIPHIYGKSDADAVFGLLYAQCEDDFKRVELNYIEKLGRMAELKGESALYNDLQIKLLIDTTEAIADYNKAEPWMKKLLNAYADGINYYLLKNPQVKPALLTKFQPWYQLLWTDGSIGAISTAELTVPELKNFYSGEATAALAEPKDPEYQTGSNGFAFAPSKTASGNAILYINPHVTFYFRPEVQVVSEEGLHAYGAVTWGQFFVYQGFNKYCGWMHTSCNVDVADMYAEKVTKKGDKFFYEYDQKLKPVTEKKITIKYLDGDVLKSRTFNTYYTHHGPIMAKRDGKWVSLRSYNRSMTSLIQSWKRTKAKGFEDYKKIMDLKANTSNSTVFADYKGNIAYWHGNYVPIRDKNLNWSKVMDGTTPATEWKGLHPVEESVHLYNPVNGWLQNCNSTPFTAAGVNSPKKENFPPYMAPDGENFRGVNAVRVLSQGTGYTLDKVIASGYDTYLSAFEVLVPALVSSFEKNVKPTDSLYSQLNEAVTLLKNWDYHTSENSVATTVAIEWAQKLTPTITRLYINEGEADQVTMTKRFAAEATLTQLTAPLASTLSDLKGKFGKWQMPWGEINRFQRLTGDVQSKYDDNQPSYPVKYASALWGMLPSYNSRPYPGTNKRYGVSGNSFICAVEFGPRITAKSLLAGGESGDPASKHFFDQGSMYAQGKFKDVLFYKEDVLKNAERTYHPGQ
- a CDS encoding saccharopine dehydrogenase family protein, which gives rise to MSFLIYGASGFTGTLIVELAVKQGQKPVIAGRSEAKIKSLAEKHGLKYLIFDLNNRENIVKQIEKFPLVLNCAGPFTRTAQPLVEACLAAKTHYLDITGEIEVFEKIKSYHAQALKSKIILMPGVGFDVVPTDCLAKLLHTKLPDATHLELAFTNVGGSVSHGTVTTMLENLGNAGAARENGVIVPKPMGDKGKIIDFGKFKHFAMTIPWGDVSTAHHTTGIPNIETYVGVPKLAYWFMKLQFLFNPILRSRFIKKQLQNYVDKKITGPTEHQSQKGQSFIWGKATNTEGKTVEARLVTPEGYKLTAEASLRITQKILDLKNVAGYQTPAGLFGYALVTEIKGVTFEKEPS
- a CDS encoding DinB family protein, producing MDVNTQLLLPLWTEARTRFSNQLKNITESDLTKKLGDSPNSAGFLIRHVADVELLFSKNVFGQTDLKVSAKTVIAQRDTGEWTNLSELLAYQQEAFECLEKAILAQTDADWQSSITTKEFGAKTKAEALGRIVSHTAYHAGQLGIVLKYGMV
- a CDS encoding cation-translocating P-type ATPase — translated: MAVNPYPFLGLSDAEIEDSLEKNGNNALQKGDNDVWWQALKEAATEPMFLLLVACTIIYFSLGELSEGFFMLGAILLVSAISFYQDSRSKKALEALKAYTQSAATVIRNNQLVEIPVDELVIGDTVVASEGELIPADGKLRQINDFSVNESLLTGEAFAIQKELNSDENGHVYRGSLVQSGQCVFEVTAVGKQSKLGQIGQSLSEIQSEKTPLQIQIENFVKKMAAVGVVVFLIIWGINYLQSRNILESLLKGLTIAMSVLPEEIPVAFASFMALGAWRLMQQGVIVKQTQTVEALGSATVLCTDKTGTITENKMELHQIYVMQTNQVAQSGHWDSAAAQELITTAMWASEPAPFDPMEKALHQAYTSITATDERPLFKFIHEYPLSGKPPMMTHLFENESGKRIIACKGAPEAIIQHSSVSNEQKAIIFQQVADFAAEGYRVLGVGTTDFTGNDFPKNQQDFEFRFLGLVGFYDPPKRNISKVFKQFYDAGIQVKIITGDNSLTTASIAKQAHFKSKLPPITGDELLKLSPEEQADKISKASIFTRMFPEAKLKIINTLKDQHQIVGMTGDGVNDGPALKAAHIGIAMGKRGSEIAKQASSLILVDDDFGKMVDAVAMGRKIYTNLKKAIQYIISIHIPIILTVALPLILGWIYPSIFTPVHVIFLELIMGPTCSIVYENEPLERNAMKQPPRALTDTFLNLKELSISIVQGLFITLGTLFSYRYSVAEGYDENLTRTMVFVTLVMANVFLTLVNRSFQESIFTTFRYKNNLLVGVIGITILLLAALVYVPVFADFFKLTPLAFPQVGIAALVGFGSVIWFEGYKWIRRQKP
- a CDS encoding Tll0287-like domain-containing protein, with the protein product MKPLLFSGAFFLSAVLITAFKSPQTPQQTVNYHKLGDSLSLQAQQSLISNLLGAIEKGGAAYAVDYCNENAVPLTKALSQKHQVEIQRISAKNRNPDNAASLFDKKILDLFAANSLKDTLVQVSKGYVYYKPIKIGMPTCLQCHGKPKQDIEAATLKTIQRKYRFDKATGYAMGELRGAWKLTFVTKQ
- a CDS encoding arsenate-mycothiol transferase ArsC, with protein sequence MIPSVKHYFEALNLDEVSTERQAVLQPLANYVKAKITSQQPINLTFICTHNSRRSHLGQVWAQVAAAYFGIKNVHSFSGGTEATACNPRTIAAFERAGLKVTKTTESENPLYEISFDDLTAPIIAFSKVYDQSPNPTQGFAAVMTCDHAEANCPFIPGAERRLPIMYIDPKVSDDTPEEAATYDARCRQIATEMKWVFNNV
- a CDS encoding DUF6503 family protein codes for the protein MLRLVCFLIFLSGCIACNNANQNSKAKESPVDKKAKEIVDKCIEAHGGKHYEAFDVSFDFRKFKVHLKQTGTQFTYERTTTDSLNNVYHDILTNESFVRKRNDTTQVLSEKDTAKYREGINAIAYFVLLPFKLSEPAVILKYIGEISIDNQKYHKIRVTFEQEGGGKDHEDEFCYWINQSTNTLDYLSYANGGPRLRKAVKRDTVGGIVFQNYENYEILDKTIPTTEYDKAFLAGKSKLLSMIEQSNYVAK
- a CDS encoding DUF3820 family protein; the encoded protein is MSDFDPNYLKELVTFQMPFGKYKGVLLCDLPEPYLVWFHKEGFPNGKLGVLLATIYEIKLNGLEYLLKPLREKK